Part of the Chitinophaga parva genome is shown below.
GGAACCTCAGCCCCGACGATATTGAATCTTACACCGTGCTGAAAGGCCCTGCTGCTGCCGCATTGTATGGCAGCCGTGCCCAATATGGCGCTATCCTCATCACCACCAAGAAAGGCACCAAGAAGAAAGGCTTCACGGTGGAGTTCAATTCCTCCAACGCATTTGACCGTGGCTTCCTTGCCTTTCCCCGCACACAGGATGAATATGGCCCTGGTGAGAACGGCCTGTATAGCTTTGTAGATGGCAAAGGCGGTGGCCTGAACGACAACGACTATGACGTTTGGGGCCCCCGTTTTGAAGGTCAGCTGATCGCCCAGTACGACAGCCCCGTAGATCCCGTGACCGGTAAACGCACCCCCACCCCCTGGGTAGCCCGCGGTAAGAATAACCTGAAACGCTTCCTGCAAACGGGTTTCCAGACCACGGATAACCTGGCCCTGAGCGCTTCCGGCGATAACTACAACCTCCGCTTCTCTGTGTCCCAGTCTTACCAGAAAGCCATCATCCCGAACATGTCACTGAACATTACCAACTTCAACATGTACGGTTCTTACAACCCCACAGACCGCCTCCGCCTGGAAGCAAATATCAATTACAACCGCCAATACACACCTAATTACCCCGACGTGGATTATGGTCCCAATAGCTTGATCTACAACATTGCTATCTGGACCGGTGCAGACTGGAACATTGATGATATGCGCAACTACTGGCAGAAAGGTAAAGAAGGTACACAATCCATCTTTGCAGAATACCAGCGCTACCACAACCCTTACTTCATGGTGAATGAGTGGCTGCGTGGCCACTACAAAACAGACGTTTACGGTTATGTATCTGCAAACTATAAGATCAGCAATGGCCTGAATGCCACGCTGCGCACGCAGATCACCGGTTATGACCTGTTCCGTAATGAAAAGATGCCTTTCTCCGCGCACCCCTACGGCCGCGAAGGCAATATGGGTGATTACCGCGAAGACAAGCGCAACCTGTTTGAGAACAATACAGAACTGTTGCTGAATTACAACTACAACATTGGGCGCTTTGTAAACCTGTCCGGCCTTGTGGGCGGTAATGCGCGCAACTTTGAATACCGCTCCAGCTTTACCTCCACAGACTACCTGCAAACGCCCAATGTGTATGACTTTGGCAACTCGCTGAATAACATACAGGCCTCCAGCTTTGCCTCCCAGATGCGCGTACTGAGCGCCTACTACTCTTTGGATGCGAGCTTTGGTAAATACCTCACCCTGTCTTCTACCGGCCGCGTGGACAAGTCTTCCGCTGCACCGGGCCAGGCTACGTATTTCTATCCCAGTGTATCACTGGCTACACCGGTCTCTGATTATGTGAAGCTGCCGGAGTTTATCTCCTTCCTGAAGGCCCGCGCTTCTTTTGCCAATGTAAAGGGTGATGCTACTTCTTCCGTGATCGGCATGGCGCCATATAACTCTATCACGGCACTGGGTGGTTCTCCCACCGGTTCTTCCCTGTTCGACTATCCCCTGGGTTATGGCAGCAACTACCTGTCGCCTTACGGTGGCCCGGACTACAGCCTGAACTCCAACTACAATACCAGCAAGACGTACAACAACCAGCCGGATGCACACGGTACTACCAAGCTGTTTGACGCAGGCCTGAAACCCTTCACCCGCGTGAACTATGAAGAAGGCCTGGATATCCGCTTCCTGGAAAACCGCCTGGGCCTGAGCGCTACCGCCTTCCAGTATGTGGATGGCCCGCGCATCCTGCCCAACCCCATCTCCACGGCATCTGGTGGCCAGGTGGAAGTGCTGAACGGCCTCACTACCAAGAAGACCGGTTATGAGCTGTCACTCACTGGCTCCCCGCTGAAAAGCGCCAAGGGCCTGAACTGGGACATCCTGGTGAACTACGCTTCTTTCGTGGATAAATACAAGGAACTGCCCGATGGCCAGAAGGTGTTCAACCAGTTCTTCCATGTAGGCGACCGCGTGGATAAGCTGTATGGCTCTGCCTTCTTCCGCGATCCGGTTGGTAACATCATCTACAGTGGCGGTACGCCGCTGGCTAACCAGGTATCACAATACCTTGGTAACCTTAACTCCAAATTTGACTGGAGTATCTACAATAAATTCTCTTACCAGGGCGTGTCACTGGGCTTCCAGTTTGATGGCCGTGTAGGAGGTAAAATGGTGGACTACATGCACAACAAGACCATGCGTGGTGGCCGTAACATTGAAACCGTACAGGGTAAGCTGGGCGCTTCCCGCCTGGACGATTTCAACAACGCCGGTAAGTCCGGCTATGAAGGTACTTACGTAGGTGATGGCGTGGTAGTGAGCAATGGTACTGCCATCCAGTACAATTCTACCACCGGTGCTATCACCAACTATAAAGACCTGGTGTTTACGCCAAACACCGTTACGTCTAACGTACAGGGTTTTGTAAGCTCCTACTACAATGTGGATGAAGCCAACCTGATGAGCAAGACCTATGCTAAACTGCGCGAGGTGACCCTGGGCTACGACCTGCCCCACGCGCTGGTTTCAAAGGCCGGCCTGTCTAAAGTAAGCGTGTCCCTCATTGGCCGTAACCTGCTTTACTTCTACAAAGACAAGCGTTTCAAAGATGTGGACCTGGACCAGTACAATGCTACGCAGAATACTACGTCTACCGTACCGTCCCTCATCACGGCTACCGCATTGCAGTCACCGACCACCCGTCGTTATGGCTTTAACCTGAATGTTGTGTTCTAATTTTTAAAAACGCTGCAGTATGAAAAAGATCTTATCCGCCACCCTGTTGCTCGCAGCCCTCGTTGTTGCAATGAGCAGTTGCAAAAAGAGTTTCAGCGACCTGGGTGAAAACAATAACAAACCGGTAAAAGTAGCGCCCTCCCTGCTTTTCACCGGTATCCTCAACGATACATATGAAGCGCCCTACACCATGGCAGAGCGCTGGGGCCAATACTACCTGTGTAACTATGATTACTATGGTAACAACCGTTATGACTTTGGTGGCCTGAGTGCCAAGGTAAGCGACGTGCCAGCGGATTATTATTCCACCCTGGCCAACGTGCTGGATATGGAAAAAGCTGCCATGGCCAATGGTGCCAATGCCACCAACCCGTATGAGGCACTGGGTAAATTCTTCCGTGCCTACCTGTTCACCAAAATGAGCCTGGAAGTGGGCGACCTGCCCATGACCGATGCACTGCAGGGCCTGAACGGCAAGCAACCCAAGTACGATACCCAGAAAGCCATTTTCAAACAGGCTTTCATATGGCTGGATTCTGCCAATACCGAGCTGGCAAAGCTGATTGCCAATCCCGACCAGTCTAACACCACGCCCGGCCAGGTATTGAAAGGCGATATTTTCCTGGCAAACAACCTGGTGAAATGGCAGAAAGTGGTGAACACCCTGCGCATCCGCCTGCTGCTGGAACTGAGCCTTAAAGCAACAGATGCAGACCTCAACGTGCCTGCACAGTTTGCGATGATCCTTTCCAACCCGGCAAAGTACCCGCTCATGAGCGATGCCACGGACAACCTGCAGTACACTTACATCAACCCCACTAACAAGTACCCGAACAACCCGGACAACTTTGGTTTTGATGCCTTGCGCTACAACACGTCCAACACTTACATTCACCTGCTGGATAGCCTGCAGGACCCGCGCGTGTACATTACCGCAGAACCGGCCCGCTACCTGGTAGATACCCTGAAACAAAGCGCTACTGACTTCAAATCCTTTGTAGGCGCTGATCCCGGTCAGGCACTGAAAGACATGTACGCCAGGAACAACCATGGGGAGTACTCCCTGCTGAACCGCCACCACTACTACGATACCTACACTGCGGAGCCCAGCATCCAGATCGGCTTCCCGGAACTGATGTTCAATATCGCGGAAGGCATTAACCGTGGCTGGTACACCGGCGCACCGGCAGATTCTTTCTACAAAGCAGGCATCCGCGCTTCCATGGACTTTTACGGTATCCCGGTTTCCGGCCCGCTCACGGTGTTCTTCCTGCACCCCGGTGCCAGCCTGGGTAACTATGACAAGTACAACGTAACGGTAGATTTCAATACCTACTACAACCAGGCTACCGTAAAGTACGCCGCTGGTGCACAGGGCCTGAAGCAGATCCTGCAGCAGCGCTACCTGGCCCTCTTCCGCCACTCCGGCCTGGAATCTTACTTCACTTACCGCAGAACGGGGGTGCCCAACTTCACCGTGGGTGATGGTACAGGCAACAGTAACCGTATTCCCCTGCGCTTCCAGTATAACACTACAGAGCGTTCTGCCAATACGGATAACTACGAAGCAGCCCTGCAATCGCAGTACGGCGGCAACGATGATATCAACGGCGTAATGTGGCTCCTGAGCAGCAAATAAACATTGCCTTTAATTTTTTAAAGGAGTCGTGCCCCGGTGGCACGGCTCCTTTATGCCTTTACAAAATAACGGGACATGAAAAAATTAATTCTCTGCGCGGCCACACTGGTAGCGGCATTCCACGGCATGGCACAGCAGCGTAAAACGGAAAACATCGTCATCGTGACCATGGATGGTATGCGCTGGCAGGAAATTTTTGGCGGGGTAGATACCGCACTGGCGCACAACGAACACTTTGCACCGGAAGGGCAGGAAAGCCTGAAGAACTTTGGCGCAGACTCCACCGCCAGCAGTCGCGAAAGATTGCTGCCTTTTTTCTGGGGCACCATCGCAAAACAGGGCCAGCTCTATGGCAACCGTAGTGAAGGTAACCTGGTGAACGTGGCCAACCGCTACCAGTTCTCTTACCCTGGCTACAACGAAATGTTTACCGGCTACCCGGACACACTGGTAAATTCCAACGATAAAAATTATAACAAGAACACCACCGTACTGGAATACATTAACCAGCAGCCCGGCTTCAAAGGCAAGGTGGCTGCATTCAGCACCTGGGACGCATTTCCCTACATCCTTAACATGCCGCGCAGCGGTGTGTATGTAAACGCCGCGATGGACTCCATCCCCGCTACCACACCGGCCTTGACGCTGATCGGTGAGCAGGTGCGGCTGTCCCCCAAATACCTGGGAGGCCGTCCTGATGAATTTACATACATGGCAGGCCGTGAATACCTGAAGGCAAACCATCCCCGTGTGTTGTACATCGCCTTTGATGATACCGATGAATTTGCGCACGCCGGCAAATACGACGAATACCTGAAGCAGGCCCACGCAGAAGACGCCATGCTGGCAGACCTCTGGCATACACTGCAAAGCCAGCCCCAATATAAAAACAAGACCACGCTCATTGTGCTGTGTGATCATGGTCGTGGTGGCGCGGGCCTGCCCACCTGGACCAGCCATGGACAGGACGTGAAAGAATCCGGCCAGATCTGGATGGCTTTCCTGGGCCCCGATACGCGCGCGCTGGGCGAAATAAAAACGCAACAGCAGGTGTACCAACAACAGATAGCCGCCACCATTGCGGGGCTGCTGGGTATGCAGTTCTCCGCTGCCCACCCCGTGGCACCGCCGCTTACACATGTATTTTAATAACCCACCCAAACGCGAAGCAAGATGTACGCTAATACCGCTATTGCAGATGAGATCATCCGCCTGTATGAAGACTTTGGAAAAGAAGATTATATCGGGGAGCCGGTATCACAGATAGAACATATGTGCCAGGCCGCCCAGCTGGCGGAGCTGGAAGGCTTTGATGAAGAAGTGGTCCTGGCGGCCTTCTTCCATGACATTGGCCATTTGTGTGAGCGGATAATGCCCGTAGAAAGCATGGACGGCTACGGCGTCAAGGACCATGAGCAACTGGGCGGCCAGTACCTGCGCGCCAAGGGCTTTTCCGAAAAAGTAGTGACCCTGGTGCAGGCCCACGTGGAGGCCAAGCGCTACCTCACTTTCCGCTACCCCGCTTACTACGAGCGCTTGTCTGAAGCCAGCCGTAAAACCCTGGAGTTCCAGGGTGGGCGCATGTCTGAAGCGGAAGCGGTGGCATTTGAGAACCATCCCTGGTTTAATCTCTTCATTAAAATGCGGGAATGGGATGACAATGCCAAGCTGGAATTTCAGCCCCTGCCGCCGCTGGACCATTACCGTAAAATGATCATCCGCCATTTGCTGGCGCCACAGGTTTAATAAAAAAAGTGCTGATGAAATTATTGCAGCGTGGCCGCGCCGTTGTGGCGCAATGGCCTTACCCGGTGGCATCCCTGGTGGCTGCACTGGCTTCCTTTGGGTGTTATACATCCATGTATGCTTTCCGCAAAGCCTTTGCTGCCGGTACTTTTGAAGGAAGTGCCTACCTGGGGGTCGATTATAAGGTATGGCTGGTAATAGCCCAGGTAGTAGGCTATATGCTGAGCAAATTTTACGGCATCCGCTTCATTGCGGAAACCGCGGCCAAACGCCGTGCGCAGTACATCCTGCTGCTGATCGCTATTTCATGGGTGGCGTTGTTTGCCTTTGCAGTGACGCCGGCGCCGTGGAACATCATATTCCTTTTCGTGAATGGATTTCCGCTAGGCATGATCTGGGGCCTGGTGTGCGGCTACCTGGAAGGGCGGCGCAATACAGAGTTCCTCACGGCGGTAATGAGTACCAGCCTGATATTTGCCTCCGGCTTTGTGAAGTCCACCGGGCGCGGTCTCATGCAGGGCCTGGGCATCAGCGAGTACTGGATGCCCTTTGTAACCGGTGCCGTGTTTGCATTACCCCTGCTCTTTTTTGTAGCCTGTCTGGAGCTGATACCCCCGCCCAACGAGGAAGACAAGGCCCTGCGCACGGCCCGTGCGCCCATGGATGCCGCGGCGCGGCGCCACTTTGTACACTACTTCCTTCCCGGTATTATCATTACGGTGGTGATCTACGTGTTCTTTACCATTATGCGCGATGTGCGGGATAATTTTGAAGTGGAGATCTGGGCCAACTTTGGCGTGCATGACTACTCCGTGTACACCCGCATAGATTCCATGATCTCCGTGATCGTGCTGGTGTGCATCAGCAGCCTTATCCTGGTGAAGGATAACCTCAAAGCATTCACTATCATTCACGGGATGATCATCCTGGGTTGTATACTGGTGGGTATTGGTACCTGGTTATTTGACACACACCGTATTGATGTATATGCGTGGATGAGCATTGCGGGCCTGGGCCTGTACATGGGTTACATTCCCTATAACGCCATTTTCTTCGAGCGCATGATCGCCACTTTCCGTGTAAAAGGCAATGTGGGCTTCATCATGTACATCGCCGATGCCATGGGCTACCTGGGCAGCGTAAGTATTTTGCTCATCAAGGAATTTGGGAATACACAGCTGAGCTGGGGGCGCTTCTTCCAACAGGGAGTAATGGCGGTATCTGTTATTGGTGGTGTATTTGGACTGGTCAGCCTGTTGTATTTCCGGCAGAAAAAAAAGTTAACGGTTAGCTCCCACCTCCTTCACCTTTCCGCAGCGGCGCCAGCAGCTCCATGAGACCATTGGTCTTGATCACCAGCAGGGTTTCCAGCAGCATGCCCAGTTTGCCGGGCGGAAAACCGCCTTTGCGCGGAAACCATTCCAGGTAAGATACGGGCAGGTCACAGAGCGTAGTGCCTTTGTATTTACCAAAAGGCATTTTCATGGTAACAAGTTCCTGTAGCATTGCGCCGTTTGGCTGTGGTATTTCCATGTGCAAAAGCGGTTTTAAAGGGCAGCGAAGATAAGGGTTTTAAGCACTGGCAGCTATCAGGGCCCTGAGTACGTCCGGTGTTACGGTGCCAAACAGCGATACGCCGGCGGCACCATTGTCCATGGCCAGTTTAATGCCCCGGGCCAGGTCGTTCATATTGTCGTGGAAGTCTGGCAGGTAAAGGCCGGCATACAGTGGAAACCTGCCGTGCAGGGCTTTTACGCCTTCCTCCACCGCATCGCCTATCCAGCTCACATCTTCATCATAAAAGCCGTGGTAGATCATGGGACTTACGGCGTTGAGCGGCCAGTTTACCCAGTCCTGCCGTACAATGCGTTTGGCAATTTCCGGCGTGGGAAACACGGCGGCGGAAATGGGCTTCTTGTGCTTATGTGCTACATTGGCCAGGTTGGTCACCACGTTGGTAATTCGGTCATAGCGGTACTTGCGCCAGGATGGGCTCTGGTCCGGGTGTTCCAGCTCCAGCGGGTCTTTGCCTTTGAGGGCTTTGTAGCCTGCGCGGCAGGTATCGCAATAACAGAAATCATATTCCGGCAGTTCTTTACTCTGGTCAATGCCGTAATGGGCCCATAGGTGCACGGGCAGTATCACATCGCAATAGCGCACGTAGTCCAGGTGGATGCCATCTACATAATCTTTGGAAAGCTCTGTGTGCACTACATTTTTCAGGTATTCCACCACTTCCGGTTTGCTGGGGCACAGCCAGCGGTAGTAGTCCACGTAAGGCGGGTGGGTGGCGCAGCTTTCGCCTTTACGGTTTTGTGCATACCATTCCGGGTGGGCTGCCAGCAGGTCTTTTTCCCCGCGGTTCATCGTCCAGATCCAGCGGTGGGCATTGATGCCCGCTGCTTTTGCGGCGCGGAAATGCTTTTCACTGTCTGCTTCAAAATAAATATCCGTAACGCCCGCCTGTGCATAGGCGGTGTAGTGGATGGAGATGTCGGTATCACTGTCTTTAGGATTTGGATTGATCCAAACCCGGTGCCGTGGCGTATCCCCCTTTGAAGGAGATGCGCTCCTTGAAGGAGATGACTCCCTGATTGGCAGGGAAGGGGCCTCCTCCGGCGCGGAAAACGGGGCTGCCATTCCTTTCATGCTGCCCAGCAGGGCCGCGCTTCCCAGGCCCATGGCTTTTAAAAAACGTCTTTTATTCATGTTGTTGGTTTTTGCCAGTAAATAAAAACAAGGGGTATCGTTATTCGTAATCGTTGGTGAAGTAGGGCCGGCCTTCCTGGGTAATGCTCCAGTAACGGGTGCGGTACTGCAGCCGGGCGGTGAATTGTGTGGCAATGGCCTGTAGCGAAAGCGTGTATTCGTTACCGTTAGTATCGGTCACTTTTTCCGGCATGCCCAGGTCCTTCAGGGAGGTGGCATAGCTGCCATGCAGTTTGCGGTAATCCCGCTGTTTATAGTACAGCAGCCAGAGGTATTTTTTGGTGTCTTCCCCAAAGGGCAACTGGAAGTCTTTTTCCTTGGCACCCGCGGTGGCGGAGGAAAAGAGCAGGTAGCCCCAGCGT
Proteins encoded:
- a CDS encoding SusC/RagA family TonB-linked outer membrane protein encodes the protein MTMPKSTHWLLLSLVMTLFFQLPAWAQTSPVKGIVREATTKELIVGASIKVKNTSIGTTSGLDGTFSIQAKQGDELIVSFIGYQTITVPVTGNHVEVALPVSSKQLNDVVVTALGIRKEVKKVGYAVQEVKGEDLVKARDQNPLTGLTGKVAGLSVGASAELLSKPTVLLRGNEITLYVVDGIPVSSDTWNLSPDDIESYTVLKGPAAAALYGSRAQYGAILITTKKGTKKKGFTVEFNSSNAFDRGFLAFPRTQDEYGPGENGLYSFVDGKGGGLNDNDYDVWGPRFEGQLIAQYDSPVDPVTGKRTPTPWVARGKNNLKRFLQTGFQTTDNLALSASGDNYNLRFSVSQSYQKAIIPNMSLNITNFNMYGSYNPTDRLRLEANINYNRQYTPNYPDVDYGPNSLIYNIAIWTGADWNIDDMRNYWQKGKEGTQSIFAEYQRYHNPYFMVNEWLRGHYKTDVYGYVSANYKISNGLNATLRTQITGYDLFRNEKMPFSAHPYGREGNMGDYREDKRNLFENNTELLLNYNYNIGRFVNLSGLVGGNARNFEYRSSFTSTDYLQTPNVYDFGNSLNNIQASSFASQMRVLSAYYSLDASFGKYLTLSSTGRVDKSSAAPGQATYFYPSVSLATPVSDYVKLPEFISFLKARASFANVKGDATSSVIGMAPYNSITALGGSPTGSSLFDYPLGYGSNYLSPYGGPDYSLNSNYNTSKTYNNQPDAHGTTKLFDAGLKPFTRVNYEEGLDIRFLENRLGLSATAFQYVDGPRILPNPISTASGGQVEVLNGLTTKKTGYELSLTGSPLKSAKGLNWDILVNYASFVDKYKELPDGQKVFNQFFHVGDRVDKLYGSAFFRDPVGNIIYSGGTPLANQVSQYLGNLNSKFDWSIYNKFSYQGVSLGFQFDGRVGGKMVDYMHNKTMRGGRNIETVQGKLGASRLDDFNNAGKSGYEGTYVGDGVVVSNGTAIQYNSTTGAITNYKDLVFTPNTVTSNVQGFVSSYYNVDEANLMSKTYAKLREVTLGYDLPHALVSKAGLSKVSVSLIGRNLLYFYKDKRFKDVDLDQYNATQNTTSTVPSLITATALQSPTTRRYGFNLNVVF
- a CDS encoding SusD/RagB family nutrient-binding outer membrane lipoprotein; this encodes MKKILSATLLLAALVVAMSSCKKSFSDLGENNNKPVKVAPSLLFTGILNDTYEAPYTMAERWGQYYLCNYDYYGNNRYDFGGLSAKVSDVPADYYSTLANVLDMEKAAMANGANATNPYEALGKFFRAYLFTKMSLEVGDLPMTDALQGLNGKQPKYDTQKAIFKQAFIWLDSANTELAKLIANPDQSNTTPGQVLKGDIFLANNLVKWQKVVNTLRIRLLLELSLKATDADLNVPAQFAMILSNPAKYPLMSDATDNLQYTYINPTNKYPNNPDNFGFDALRYNTSNTYIHLLDSLQDPRVYITAEPARYLVDTLKQSATDFKSFVGADPGQALKDMYARNNHGEYSLLNRHHYYDTYTAEPSIQIGFPELMFNIAEGINRGWYTGAPADSFYKAGIRASMDFYGIPVSGPLTVFFLHPGASLGNYDKYNVTVDFNTYYNQATVKYAAGAQGLKQILQQRYLALFRHSGLESYFTYRRTGVPNFTVGDGTGNSNRIPLRFQYNTTERSANTDNYEAALQSQYGGNDDINGVMWLLSSK
- a CDS encoding alkaline phosphatase family protein, with protein sequence MKKLILCAATLVAAFHGMAQQRKTENIVIVTMDGMRWQEIFGGVDTALAHNEHFAPEGQESLKNFGADSTASSRERLLPFFWGTIAKQGQLYGNRSEGNLVNVANRYQFSYPGYNEMFTGYPDTLVNSNDKNYNKNTTVLEYINQQPGFKGKVAAFSTWDAFPYILNMPRSGVYVNAAMDSIPATTPALTLIGEQVRLSPKYLGGRPDEFTYMAGREYLKANHPRVLYIAFDDTDEFAHAGKYDEYLKQAHAEDAMLADLWHTLQSQPQYKNKTTLIVLCDHGRGGAGLPTWTSHGQDVKESGQIWMAFLGPDTRALGEIKTQQQVYQQQIAATIAGLLGMQFSAAHPVAPPLTHVF
- a CDS encoding phosphonate degradation HD-domain oxygenase, coding for MYANTAIADEIIRLYEDFGKEDYIGEPVSQIEHMCQAAQLAELEGFDEEVVLAAFFHDIGHLCERIMPVESMDGYGVKDHEQLGGQYLRAKGFSEKVVTLVQAHVEAKRYLTFRYPAYYERLSEASRKTLEFQGGRMSEAEAVAFENHPWFNLFIKMREWDDNAKLEFQPLPPLDHYRKMIIRHLLAPQV
- a CDS encoding DUF5690 family protein produces the protein MKLLQRGRAVVAQWPYPVASLVAALASFGCYTSMYAFRKAFAAGTFEGSAYLGVDYKVWLVIAQVVGYMLSKFYGIRFIAETAAKRRAQYILLLIAISWVALFAFAVTPAPWNIIFLFVNGFPLGMIWGLVCGYLEGRRNTEFLTAVMSTSLIFASGFVKSTGRGLMQGLGISEYWMPFVTGAVFALPLLFFVACLELIPPPNEEDKALRTARAPMDAAARRHFVHYFLPGIIITVVIYVFFTIMRDVRDNFEVEIWANFGVHDYSVYTRIDSMISVIVLVCISSLILVKDNLKAFTIIHGMIILGCILVGIGTWLFDTHRIDVYAWMSIAGLGLYMGYIPYNAIFFERMIATFRVKGNVGFIMYIADAMGYLGSVSILLIKEFGNTQLSWGRFFQQGVMAVSVIGGVFGLVSLLYFRQKKKLTVSSHLLHLSAAAPAAP
- a CDS encoding DUF3820 family protein, with the translated sequence MEIPQPNGAMLQELVTMKMPFGKYKGTTLCDLPVSYLEWFPRKGGFPPGKLGMLLETLLVIKTNGLMELLAPLRKGEGGGS
- a CDS encoding family 10 glycosylhydrolase; this translates as MNKRRFLKAMGLGSAALLGSMKGMAAPFSAPEEAPSLPIRESSPSRSASPSKGDTPRHRVWINPNPKDSDTDISIHYTAYAQAGVTDIYFEADSEKHFRAAKAAGINAHRWIWTMNRGEKDLLAAHPEWYAQNRKGESCATHPPYVDYYRWLCPSKPEVVEYLKNVVHTELSKDYVDGIHLDYVRYCDVILPVHLWAHYGIDQSKELPEYDFCYCDTCRAGYKALKGKDPLELEHPDQSPSWRKYRYDRITNVVTNLANVAHKHKKPISAAVFPTPEIAKRIVRQDWVNWPLNAVSPMIYHGFYDEDVSWIGDAVEEGVKALHGRFPLYAGLYLPDFHDNMNDLARGIKLAMDNGAAGVSLFGTVTPDVLRALIAASA